Below is a window of Syngnathus typhle isolate RoL2023-S1 ecotype Sweden linkage group LG12, RoL_Styp_1.0, whole genome shotgun sequence DNA.
GAGGCGTGCATGGATGTCAAATTGCCCTCAAAAGCCCCCATGAAAGATTGATTTGCGACACTTTTCAGAGGCCCTGACATCactttggggagaaaaaaaaaaagagtgggggCTGAGGCCTCGAAGCAGCGAATGGAATAAAGATGTCCTaaataaaaagaaggaaaactGCCCATTTAGCCGCACTCCGTGAAGCTTGAAAAATAGGGGGCTCGTATATATACTCATCGAAACGTTGTCACAATACCGAGAGGAGGGGGTGAgtcagtgaggggggggggggggcacgcacAGCAACAGCCATGAATATTAAACCGTTTTACCTCAACAAGTGCAGCCCGTCAAAGCAGCTTTGCATGGGAACAATGCTGTAAAACAACCCCCCACTACCTTTTTTCGCACCCCCCCCCAACCTTTCTCCTCACCCCCAGTCCaagatatgtttaaaaaaaaaaaaaaaacatgagcgtGTTTTCATTCTTGTTATTCCCGCGCTTACTCCCCGCACTAAATAACATTACAGGCACATGAATAGCAAATGCACTCAAGGGAACAATAACGGCCACTGCTTTAGAAATTAACAAAAACATTCACGTGCAGATCTTTTCTATAGTCTGTTTTGGGGtgttttctgggggggggggggggatgctgcTATTTTTTTACAGTGAGCAAAATTGACCAGTTCTTTGAATTGaacttttaaaaatcattttattcCAAAAGATACTTAATACTCTGGTTTTCTTCCTTTACGCAGTTTTCGTtccgtattttttttctttgtgaaaaTAATATTCAGtcataagcaaaaaaaaaaatccaaattaacACACTTTTCTAATTATTTTCTTGACCTGCATCATAAtgtacatattttttaaacagtgacctcacattctttttttttgttttaatggaTTTTTTCCTTGGGGAAATGTAAATCCACTCGAAAAATGCATCCACTCATcttaaagtattttttatttgttttttgtcgtAAAATAGAAATTGCTTCTTCGAGTGATTTTTCAAAGCCAATCCGCTTTATtcatgtgttattttttttttttattttctacagaAGTGTGCATTCATTCATGAGATgaaacggtttttttttttccaagtgcgTTATTTTCAAGTGTTTGAATTACTGTTTTTAAGACACTTATCTTTTTAAGTGCCCCCGATATctgtaatttgattttttttgttcttcaagGGGTTCCACtcagttttattattgttattaaattacgtttttctaTGGAAAACAGTAGCGtgcacaaagttttttttcttttcttgtagcGTGGGCAGCGCCACGCCGCAAGGGGTGTGCCATTAATAAGTAATTAGGGTCCTAGGGGCAGCCCCCCCACTAGTATAAAGGGCCCCTCAAGAGCCGAGCAGCGCCAGATCTCACTCACACGCTCTCGGGAGGAGACCACCACTTGGTCCTCctccttgcatttttttttaagttcactTCTCAGGTTCAAAACGTGACAAAATGGGCTCCGTGCTCCCCGCTGAAGCGTTGGCCCTCAAGTCTGGATTTAAATGTCCAGCCCGGGCTGCGCTGTCGGACGTGATCACTTCGGACGTCCTACACAGCTTCCTGTACGGCCGCTGGAGGAACGTCCTGCAGGGGGCCGAGCACCTGCAGGCCGACGAGCGACACGCCGGCTGCACCAGAACCGCCTTCACCGCCGAGGTGCTGGCCCAGTCCTTCGCTGGAGGTAGGTGGAAGAAGGGGGCTGTCGACATTTATTATGTTTCTGTTTGTctgggtgttgttgttttttttaatacgatttgaaaaaaatcaatgcaACAATTTCCttaaattttatattttttataattagTGACTGAATGGTTGAAATGATTTTCATTGACTTGCTTTTTTAATTCTGGAAGAACATTAGAAAATAGATGAAGATGAATGACAACAGTAGAAGGGATTGTTTCATATGGATTAATTAAGGGAGCATTAAACTAATAAATTGGCATGGTGGGCGTAATTTATTCTGCAATTTTAGAAGAAAGTAGAGTTTTGgaaagtttttttattatttacataGCAATCGTAGAGGAATCAGCGGGACAAGGTGCTTGTTACCTGGACTGTATTTGAATCAAGTAAACGAAGAAGAACGTCCAGGTTGAATTAAATAAACGAAGAAGAATAAATGGCTCGTAGAAGAAGAAGCTAACCTAATTTATGCTGTCATTTGGATGGGAATTAATTGCATTACAAATTAAGCGGAATTaaaaaaacgaagaagaaaagtgAGTAGCAAACTCGGAAATTTTTATTCCCCGTCAAGACGACAAAGTTGATCGCCTCCAACTTGTTGCTCCACATTTTCCCACATTTCCTCGCCATTCTTTTCTCCTCCTTTTCGAGCCATTTAACGCGTTAAGTAACCCCCGAAAGAAGCAAGTAAGTGCCGCTAATTCAAGGGGGGGCCTTTAAATTCATTTGGTTAACTTTGCGCGCTGACCTGGGAAAGTGTCCATTTCGAAAAGGCTCTCTTTTCTTGGGAGCAACTTTGTCCCCGGCATTCATCAATCTGCGGACAGTCTCTTTTCGTGCGCTTGGCAGCTATGTGGGGCTCCCTCCGTCTCCTCCGGCTCTGTCCACGTCTCGCTTTCTTTTCAAGCATTTGCTGTTGGTCGCATAATGCGGCGTGAAGGCTAAATCTAATGCTATTCATTGCATGTCAGCCATCTAATcgcctttccattttttttgtcgCGCGGATTCCAGAGTCCCTTTTAACAAGACGCCGCTCCATTCAGCGCAAATTTATTGCTACAAACGTCTTAAAAGGATAATGAATTTGGAATTAGCCGGCtctttttctctcgctctctttttccCTTTTTGCGCGGAGGCTTTAATGAATATCACATCTGAAGCGTGACCAATTGCTGGAGCCCGCGCAATGGAGCACCATTTAACCTCCAATGGACAAAgcttttattatcattttttttgtggtgttGTTGCAGCTTTTAAAtacaagaaaaagaagaaaaactttGATTTGGACATTAAAGAAACGTTTTTCCCTTCCCCCTCGCCTATTTAGGTGGGGATAAAACTGCTTTCCGTGCGCAACAAAAACGTTCAATTCAAGCAGATAATCGAATTAAACGGAGGATAAAGTGTCGTTTAATATTTGGAGCCGGTCCGTTTTGGGTGCATGGGGAACCTGCCGACGGTGAGCTGCATGACATGAGAGCTTTTCaggcaaaaaacacaaaaacaacaaattaatatttgtttttatcaaataaaaaaatacgttGTTATAGTCTTGAATAATAGAGACCTAATATATTTCCAATGTATTGTGTTTTTAATTATGTACACAATATTGATTAATTCATTTTTGAGAATTcttaaaacattttgaaattgatCTTATGAATACAGTAATAAAAGACattcaataaaaaatatgtGGCTTTTTCTTTGAACTACCAGCAATTGGATTAATACATTATTGACCCAAATTGAAGGAATAATTgggaagcataaaaaaaaaaagcttagacttagaaaataaaattaatttctCCCAATTTGGTGTATGGAACTTTAAATGGAAGCAATTACATACAATTATGGACCAGTTTGAGGTCATAATTTAACAAAGCTAAAAATACAGCCATCACCATAATTTTCAAAATTGTATAAATTAAAAGTGTGAAATTTCTTTTAACATGCCGTGCAAAAATTGGTATTTGTGCAGTTTGTTGAcattaattgcttttttttttttctttcccagagGTGCAGAAATTATCCAGCTTGGTGCTCCCTAGTGAGGTGATCATTGCACAGAGCTCCATCCCAGGAGAAGGTCTGGGAATCTTCTCCAAGACGTGGATCAAGGCCGGCACAGAGATGGGTCCCTTTACCGGCAAAGTCCTGTCCCCGGAACACGTTGACCTACTCAAGAACAACAACCTGATGTGGGAGGTGAGTCTCTTATTCAGATCCCATACGATTCTACTTGAGTCATTCCCAAAGCTCATCTCCAtgtcttttttaaattatttttaaggTGTTTAACGAGGATGGCACTGTGAGGTACTTCATCGATGCCAGCCAGGAGGACCAACGCAGCTGGATGACTTACATCAAGTGCGCCCGCAACGAGCAGGAGCAGAACCTGGAGGTGGTCCAGATTGGCAGCAGCATCTATTACAAAGCAGTGGAGGTAAAGGAACCACTTTTGGTCTCACGCCTGCATGCAGGGTTTCTTAACCTTTCACATCTGGTGTCTCCCTCAGTccgtttatttaaaataaatatatatggaTAGGCACATAAATTAATGATTGCGATCTTGAGTTCTCAAACTTACTAAAAGTATcatcaaaaaatatttatataagtGTGACCATAATGACCATCTTTAATATTTGAtcaaaaataagaataataCTAATATTGcaaaccactagagggcgccaaaGGACAGTTACAGAAAACGCCAGATGTGACTAAGTTTTTCCAACTGTATTCCCATTTGatggtttttgtttttcttgcagaCTATCCCACCAGACCAAGAGCTGCTGGTGTGGTatggaaacacacacaacacattcCTGGGCATCCCCGGGGTGCCGGGAACAGACGAAGAGCACCAGCAACAACAGCCGCAGCTGAAGAAGAGCAGAAATGGTGAGAAACTTTATAGAATGACAATTATTAGAACTTTTACACAACAATGAAGAGTGGcccaaagttcttttttttttaatatgaattCTTATCCAATTGTGCTTTTCCAGATGAGTTGCAGTCTTGTGAGTCCTCGTGCTCGCCACCTTCCTCATCTTCCTCGTCCACCGCCGGCCTGCACACCTCCGGGCGCATGCGCTGCGTCATCTGCCATCGCGGCTTCAACTCGCGGAGCAACCTACGCTCGCACATGCGCATCCACACGCTGGACAAGCCGTTCGTGTGCCGCTTCTGCAATCGCCGCTTCAGCCAGTCGTCCACGCTGCGTAACCACGTGCGCCTGCACACCGGCGAGCGGCCCTACAAGTGTCACGTGTGCCAGAGCGCCTACTCGCAGTTAGCGGGGCTGCGCGCGCACCAGAAAAGCGCCCGCCACAagcccgctgccgccgccgccgcagcagctGAAGGTAACTCGCAGGCGTCTCCGCcgcttcctcctcctgctccagcCACCGTCGCCCAGCAAATGGCGCCCGTGGTccgccaccatcaccaccatcatcacGTGCCGCTGGTGCACCATATTCCCGCCCTGGTGCTCTGACAAGTAAGGCAACGACAATAACAGCAAAGATGCACTTTTGCAAAGCGCTCGAGCGGACAGGACACGTGTTCAGGTcatgttgaggaaaaaaaaacatttatttgtatagcacttTTAACAAAAAGGACTCCAAAGTGCTGAGTTGAATTACAGGTTTGAAATATAAACGTACTTTTAGCTGTCCTCCCGGCACTTGTCCAAAGACTTGGGGAAAATTTACAACCACCCGCCTGTCACGTGATCACTATGGCAGGCCGATATGCGTGAGCCCACACGTCATGTGATTACAGCATCTTTCCATGCAACCGTCACGTGAGCCCAACGGAGTAGTTTCTATGGATTCCACATTTATGAGTGAAAGAACATTTTGGAAGGACACTGTTGTAGGTCTCACACTCACCAATGAAATTGTCACTTTAAACTTGTACAGACCGAATAATGGTGTAATATTAAAATAAGTAAATGTATGCTTCTGTATATGCCATTTGTGCTTCTTGTATGCTAAATAAATCATATGAGTCTGAATTTATTTGTGTACTCAGCCATTTTATTTCCAAGAACTCATACAGGAataattggcttttttttttcttcttctcattttcttttaatttatgTCACACAC
It encodes the following:
- the LOC133163517 gene encoding PR domain zinc finger protein 12-like; the protein is MGSVLPAEALALKSGFKCPARAALSDVITSDVLHSFLYGRWRNVLQGAEHLQADERHAGCTRTAFTAEVLAQSFAGEVQKLSSLVLPSEVIIAQSSIPGEGLGIFSKTWIKAGTEMGPFTGKVLSPEHVDLLKNNNLMWEVFNEDGTVRYFIDASQEDQRSWMTYIKCARNEQEQNLEVVQIGSSIYYKAVETIPPDQELLVWYGNTHNTFLGIPGVPGTDEEHQQQQPQLKKSRNDELQSCESSCSPPSSSSSSTAGLHTSGRMRCVICHRGFNSRSNLRSHMRIHTLDKPFVCRFCNRRFSQSSTLRNHVRLHTGERPYKCHVCQSAYSQLAGLRAHQKSARHKPAAAAAAAAEGNSQASPPLPPPAPATVAQQMAPVVRHHHHHHHVPLVHHIPALVL